One genomic window of Devosia salina includes the following:
- a CDS encoding putative bifunctional diguanylate cyclase/phosphodiesterase — translation MSAFQRIAEIFSKPPDAPDLAVAQWRALSRQVPLMYAMLVANTIIVAWTHYAVAPVTLTVYLPAALVLLSIVRAYMWLRSRQRILSIAKARANLRAMIFVGAALALGFTSWSFSLFPYGDAYLQSQIAFYMGITTIGCMFCLMHVRAAALAVGICVLGPFTAFFVASGQETLIAIAINMVVVIAVLLIILLANNRDFADLVASRNAMAHRQSETQRLLDENHRLANMDSTTGLPNRRSFDRRLAVALQDAEATGRTIAVARIDLDRFKSINEIFGQLAGDRVLLEAARRIDALRRPDTFVARLDSNAFGLILQGPVDEQTLSHAGEVLCGAMRLSFDQPEGAIRLSASAGFAASRPNETAHSLFDRADYATSVAKREARGRAVIFSERHAREISQVRRMEHQLHAANLEDEIYVLLQPQFDVSLGETTGFEVLARWRSPVLGEVSPADFIPMAERTGQINRITQTVLRKALAASVHLPKGIRLSVNLSANDIGSTTAIEQIVALFGANRSPCRIDFEITETAVMRDLKQANQSLLILLGLGARIALDDFGTGHSSLTHVQKLPLHRIKIDRSFVAEVTNDPASRAIVKTMIDLCRNLGISCVFEGIETEEQLHALVALGGTVMQGYLFGRPMALDQIDGYLTRERGLRHLEGRAAS, via the coding sequence ATGTCTGCATTCCAGCGCATCGCTGAGATTTTTTCCAAGCCTCCCGACGCGCCGGACCTGGCCGTGGCGCAATGGCGCGCCTTGAGCCGGCAGGTTCCGCTGATGTACGCGATGCTGGTGGCGAACACGATCATCGTGGCCTGGACCCATTACGCGGTCGCCCCGGTGACACTCACCGTCTACCTGCCCGCCGCCCTGGTCCTTCTCAGCATAGTGCGCGCCTATATGTGGTTGCGGTCGCGCCAGCGCATTCTGAGCATCGCCAAGGCGCGGGCCAATCTGCGCGCGATGATCTTTGTGGGTGCAGCACTGGCGCTGGGCTTCACCAGCTGGAGCTTCAGCCTGTTCCCCTATGGCGATGCCTATCTGCAGTCGCAGATCGCCTTCTATATGGGCATCACCACCATTGGCTGCATGTTCTGCCTGATGCATGTGCGGGCTGCCGCGCTGGCCGTTGGCATCTGCGTGCTGGGACCATTCACCGCGTTTTTTGTCGCTTCGGGCCAGGAGACGCTGATTGCCATTGCGATCAACATGGTGGTGGTCATTGCCGTCCTGCTGATCATTCTCCTGGCCAATAATCGGGATTTTGCCGATCTGGTCGCCTCGCGCAATGCCATGGCGCATCGCCAGTCCGAGACGCAGCGGCTGCTGGACGAAAACCACCGCCTTGCCAATATGGACAGCACCACCGGCCTGCCGAACCGGCGCAGCTTCGACCGCCGTCTTGCCGTGGCGCTGCAGGATGCCGAGGCCACCGGCCGGACCATTGCCGTGGCCCGTATCGATCTGGATCGCTTCAAGTCGATCAACGAGATTTTCGGGCAGCTGGCGGGTGACCGGGTGCTGCTTGAGGCGGCACGCCGTATCGACGCGCTGCGCCGGCCCGATACATTCGTCGCGCGCCTCGACAGCAATGCGTTTGGCTTGATCCTGCAGGGTCCGGTGGACGAGCAGACGCTGAGCCATGCAGGGGAAGTGCTGTGCGGGGCGATGCGCCTGTCCTTTGACCAGCCCGAGGGCGCCATCCGCCTTTCGGCCTCGGCGGGCTTTGCCGCTTCGCGCCCCAACGAAACCGCACACAGCCTTTTCGACCGGGCGGATTATGCGACCTCGGTGGCCAAGCGCGAAGCGCGCGGCAGGGCCGTGATCTTCTCCGAGCGGCACGCGCGCGAGATCAGCCAGGTGCGCCGCATGGAGCACCAGTTGCACGCGGCCAATCTGGAAGACGAGATCTATGTGCTGCTGCAGCCGCAGTTCGACGTTTCGCTTGGAGAGACCACCGGCTTTGAAGTTCTGGCCCGCTGGCGCAGTCCGGTTCTGGGAGAGGTTTCCCCGGCCGACTTCATCCCCATGGCGGAACGCACTGGCCAGATCAACCGCATCACCCAGACGGTGCTCCGCAAGGCGCTTGCGGCCAGCGTCCACCTGCCGAAAGGCATCCGACTCTCGGTGAACCTGTCCGCCAACGACATCGGCTCGACCACGGCCATCGAACAGATCGTGGCGCTGTTCGGGGCCAACAGATCGCCCTGCCGGATCGATTTCGAGATTACCGAAACGGCGGTGATGCGCGACCTCAAGCAGGCCAACCAGTCGCTGCTGATCCTGCTGGGGCTGGGCGCCCGCATCGCCCTCGACGATTTCGGCACGGGCCATTCCAGCCTCACCCATGTGCAGAAACTGCCGCTGCACCGGATCAAGATCGACCGCAGTTTCGTGGCCGAGGTGACCAATGACCCAGCCAGCCGGGCCATCGTCAAGACCATGATCGACCTGTGCCGGAACCTGGGCATTTCCTGCGTTTTCGAGGGGATCGAGACGGAGGAGCAATTGCACGCCCTGGTGGCGCTCGGTGGCACGGTCATGCAGGGCTATCTGTTCGGCCGCCCCATGGCGCTCGACCAGATCGACGGCTATCTCACGCGCGAACGCGGGCTGCGGCACCTCGAAGGCCGGGCCGCGAGCTGA
- a CDS encoding beta-mannosidase, whose product MPIAAHNSALALGGEFTLAAPARDISTTIMLPGDVHHALLAADLIPDPYFGENEKVVMWVNETAWTLERRFAASASDIDGYLTLTLAEVDCIATIFLNGEEVARTDNSFVRNDIDVTGKVHEGENTLRIEFGIAPDVAKARADAHPFPIPFTKNYQTNGLKGIHMNFIRKAACHAGWDWGICLMPIGVYGTMSLRKSRLARQESVQVDQAHGQNSVELLIKTRLFAFAHGEVELEHSIDGQVITDKLVVAKGENVFTHNITIQNPRIWWPAGQGEQPLYELVTNLEGEVTTRKIGLRALQWVVEKDEIDHSFKCRINGRDITMMGANWIPADAIPSRATPAVVRDLLESAKAANMNMLRIWGGGQYEPDWFYDLCDELGILIWHDFMFACMSYPSDRTFLKSVETEVTQQVRRLSHHASIALWCGDNEVIGSLNWYPETKADMGRYIANYDRLNSLLHRIVEDEDPARRFWPSSPSLGYMDFSDGWHSDTRGDLHYWDVWHSAKSFEAYRTVNPRFASEFGFQSFTSMNVVETFAEQKDRNPSSPVMENHQRNAGGNARILETMTRYFRFPRDFENMVFLSQIQQGLAIKTAIEYWRSTKPRCMGTLYWQINDIWPVASWSSLDYGGQWKLMHYMARRFFNLVNVVAVPQITTVQTNSRGTPVEGQLPDQIALRAINDTGRPVSIALEVLAVKVTGESRVVFSGNSAVGPDAAITIADIPFAGLAEDEFLYFVWKDARGEVLGENDYFPKPYKAYELVGANISASWSDRDGKAVLTLETDKPAFFATASVDVPGYFSDNALTLLPGRPVELLFHPRHGATVTASDLSGSLRLSHLAETF is encoded by the coding sequence ATGCCGATCGCTGCCCACAATTCTGCCCTCGCTCTGGGCGGAGAATTCACGCTTGCCGCGCCGGCACGCGACATATCCACGACCATCATGCTGCCCGGCGACGTGCATCATGCGCTCCTGGCTGCGGACCTGATCCCGGACCCCTATTTCGGTGAAAACGAAAAGGTGGTCATGTGGGTCAATGAGACCGCCTGGACGCTCGAGCGCCGTTTTGCTGCATCGGCCTCCGATATTGACGGCTATCTGACACTGACCCTGGCGGAAGTGGACTGCATCGCCACCATCTTCCTCAATGGCGAAGAAGTTGCGCGCACCGACAACAGCTTTGTCCGCAACGATATCGACGTCACCGGCAAGGTGCATGAAGGCGAGAACACGCTCCGCATCGAGTTCGGCATTGCACCGGACGTCGCCAAGGCGCGCGCCGACGCGCATCCGTTCCCGATCCCCTTCACCAAGAACTACCAGACCAACGGCTTGAAGGGCATCCACATGAACTTCATCCGCAAGGCCGCGTGCCATGCGGGATGGGATTGGGGCATCTGCCTGATGCCGATCGGTGTCTATGGCACCATGAGCCTCCGCAAGTCGCGCCTGGCGCGGCAGGAAAGCGTGCAGGTCGACCAGGCCCATGGCCAGAACTCGGTCGAACTCTTGATAAAGACTCGGCTTTTTGCCTTCGCGCATGGTGAAGTGGAACTTGAACACAGCATCGACGGCCAGGTGATTACCGACAAGCTGGTGGTGGCGAAGGGCGAGAATGTCTTCACCCACAACATCACCATCCAGAACCCACGCATCTGGTGGCCGGCCGGGCAGGGTGAGCAGCCGCTCTATGAGCTGGTCACCAATCTCGAAGGCGAAGTCACGACCCGCAAGATCGGCCTGCGCGCTCTGCAGTGGGTGGTCGAGAAGGACGAGATCGACCATTCCTTCAAGTGTCGCATCAATGGCCGCGACATCACCATGATGGGCGCCAACTGGATTCCGGCCGACGCCATCCCCAGTCGCGCCACGCCGGCCGTCGTCCGTGACCTGCTCGAAAGCGCCAAGGCAGCCAACATGAACATGTTGCGCATATGGGGTGGCGGGCAATACGAGCCGGACTGGTTCTACGACCTGTGCGACGAACTCGGCATCCTCATCTGGCACGACTTCATGTTCGCCTGCATGAGCTACCCGTCCGACCGCACATTCCTCAAAAGCGTCGAGACCGAGGTCACCCAGCAGGTGCGCCGGCTCAGCCACCACGCCTCCATCGCCCTCTGGTGCGGCGACAACGAGGTCATCGGTTCGCTCAACTGGTATCCCGAGACCAAGGCCGATATGGGCCGCTACATTGCCAATTACGACCGCCTCAATTCGCTGCTGCATCGCATCGTCGAGGACGAGGACCCCGCCCGCCGCTTCTGGCCGTCCTCGCCCTCTCTGGGCTATATGGACTTCTCCGATGGCTGGCATTCCGACACCCGGGGCGATCTGCACTATTGGGACGTCTGGCACTCGGCCAAGAGCTTTGAGGCCTACCGCACGGTCAATCCGCGCTTTGCCTCCGAATTCGGCTTCCAGTCCTTCACCTCGATGAATGTCGTCGAGACCTTTGCCGAGCAAAAGGACCGCAATCCGTCCTCGCCCGTCATGGAAAACCACCAGCGCAATGCCGGCGGCAATGCGCGCATCCTTGAAACCATGACGCGCTATTTCCGTTTCCCGCGCGATTTCGAGAACATGGTGTTCCTGTCCCAGATCCAGCAGGGGCTCGCCATCAAGACCGCCATCGAATACTGGCGCTCGACCAAACCCCGATGCATGGGCACGCTCTACTGGCAGATCAATGACATCTGGCCGGTGGCAAGCTGGTCGAGCCTGGACTATGGCGGGCAGTGGAAACTGATGCACTACATGGCGCGGCGCTTCTTCAACCTCGTCAATGTTGTTGCCGTGCCGCAAATCACGACCGTGCAGACCAATTCGCGCGGCACGCCTGTCGAAGGCCAATTGCCCGATCAGATCGCGCTGCGGGCGATCAATGACACGGGAAGGCCGGTATCGATCGCCCTGGAAGTCCTGGCGGTGAAGGTGACCGGCGAAAGCCGCGTTGTCTTCTCCGGCAATTCCGCTGTCGGCCCCGACGCGGCAATCACCATCGCCGACATTCCGTTCGCAGGGCTTGCCGAGGACGAATTCCTCTATTTCGTCTGGAAGGATGCGCGCGGTGAGGTGCTGGGTGAAAACGACTATTTCCCCAAACCCTACAAGGCCTATGAGCTGGTCGGCGCCAACATAAGCGCCAGCTGGTCCGATCGGGATGGCAAGGCCGTGCTGACCCTGGAAACCGACAAGCCGGCCTTCTTTGCCACGGCCAGCGTCGATGTTCCGGGCTATTTCAGCGACAACGCGCTGACCCTGCTCCCGGGGCGCCCGGTGGAGCTGCTGTTCCACCCGCGCCATGGCGCAACAGTGACCGCTTCGGATCTGTCCGGCTCGCTCAGGCTCAGCCATCTGGCCGAAACCTTCTAG
- a CDS encoding DMT family transporter, which translates to MSGPYSPPAESRLLGIGLALSAYLMFTGIDSSAKWLGLVGISFVQIVFLRYAIHLVLVATIHLPRHGRTMLRSANPRLQVFRALALLGATGCNFLAVQFLPLTVTGSIAFTVPLLICALSVPLLGEQVGWRRWSAIGVGFIGVLVIVRPGTDAFHPATFLCLAAALSTAFYMLLTRKVASYDSAATSQFYVGIFATVFLLPVVPFFWSLPATVDGWVAFFAVGLFGFLGHQLITIASSLAPATVLAPFSYFQIFFMSAASWLIFRQPPDVWLYVGAPIVIGSGLYIWLRERALSKPVTVVVAER; encoded by the coding sequence ATGTCTGGACCATATTCCCCGCCGGCCGAGAGCCGCCTGCTCGGCATCGGCCTGGCTCTATCCGCCTATCTGATGTTCACCGGCATCGATTCTTCGGCCAAATGGCTGGGCCTGGTCGGCATTTCCTTTGTTCAGATCGTGTTCCTGCGCTACGCGATCCATCTGGTTCTGGTGGCCACCATTCATTTGCCGCGCCATGGCCGCACCATGCTGCGCTCGGCCAATCCCAGGTTGCAGGTCTTCCGGGCGCTGGCCCTGCTGGGCGCAACAGGGTGCAATTTCCTTGCCGTGCAATTTCTGCCCCTGACCGTGACCGGCTCCATCGCCTTCACCGTGCCGCTGCTGATCTGCGCTCTGTCGGTGCCGCTCCTGGGCGAGCAGGTGGGCTGGCGCCGCTGGAGTGCCATCGGTGTTGGTTTCATCGGCGTGCTGGTGATCGTGCGCCCGGGCACAGACGCCTTCCATCCCGCGACCTTTCTCTGCCTGGCCGCCGCGCTCAGCACCGCCTTCTACATGCTGTTGACCCGCAAGGTTGCCAGCTATGACAGCGCCGCCACCAGCCAGTTCTATGTGGGCATCTTCGCCACCGTCTTTCTCTTGCCGGTTGTGCCCTTCTTCTGGTCGCTGCCGGCAACGGTCGATGGCTGGGTGGCCTTCTTTGCCGTGGGCCTGTTCGGTTTCCTCGGGCACCAGCTGATCACCATCGCGTCCAGCCTCGCCCCGGCAACGGTGCTGGCGCCATTCTCCTACTTCCAGATCTTCTTCATGTCCGCGGCAAGCTGGCTGATCTTCCGGCAGCCGCCCGATGTCTGGCTCTATGTCGGCGCGCCGATCGTCATCGGCTCGGGCCTCTATATCTGGCTGCGCGAGCGCGCGCTGTCCAAGCCGGTGACCGTGGTGGTCGCGGAGCGCTGA
- a CDS encoding NAD(P)/FAD-dependent oxidoreductase yields MAQGRHRVVIVGGGFGGLAAAKALKSADVDITLIDRSNHHLFQPLLYQVATAALSPSEIAWPIRHVLRRQDNVRVLMAEVVGVDAEQSAVLLQDGSRQPYDSLVLATGAQHAYFGHDEWEAFAPGLKTVDDATAIRRQLLLALEAAERETEPERRKALLTFAIIGGGPTGVEMAGAIIELGRASTRGQFHTIAPGQLRVVLIEGGDRLLGNFRKELSDYTLKSLRDLGVEVELGQMVSGIDADGVSFGDKRLETHTVIWAAGVAASPVARWLGIEGDKAGRVRVEPDLSVAGHPNIFVIGDVASITQDNGKPVPGVAPAAKQQGRHVAQVIRRRLAGETAPLPFRYHHDGDLATIGKSAAVIDFGWITLKGRLAWWIWGIAHIYFLVETRTRIFITLSWLWIYLTGQRGARLITHGRPPERHMPERKGQDQRSATTTVTGLDSARSRSQI; encoded by the coding sequence ATGGCACAAGGCAGACACCGCGTCGTCATCGTTGGAGGCGGCTTTGGCGGGCTGGCGGCGGCAAAGGCTCTCAAAAGCGCCGATGTCGACATCACCCTGATCGACCGCAGCAATCATCACCTGTTCCAGCCCCTGCTCTACCAGGTGGCGACGGCGGCGCTCAGCCCTTCGGAGATCGCATGGCCCATTCGCCATGTGCTGCGACGTCAGGACAATGTGCGGGTGCTGATGGCCGAAGTGGTGGGTGTGGACGCCGAACAGAGTGCGGTGCTGCTCCAGGACGGCAGTCGCCAACCATATGACAGCCTGGTGCTGGCGACCGGTGCGCAGCACGCCTATTTTGGTCACGACGAATGGGAGGCGTTCGCGCCCGGCCTCAAGACCGTGGACGATGCCACCGCCATCCGCCGGCAGCTGCTGCTGGCGCTGGAGGCGGCGGAGCGGGAGACCGAGCCGGAGCGGCGCAAGGCCCTCCTGACCTTCGCGATCATCGGTGGTGGCCCGACAGGCGTGGAGATGGCCGGGGCCATCATCGAACTGGGACGCGCCAGCACGCGCGGCCAGTTCCACACCATTGCGCCGGGACAATTGCGGGTGGTGCTGATCGAGGGTGGCGACCGGCTGCTCGGCAATTTCCGCAAGGAACTGTCGGACTACACGCTGAAGTCGCTTCGTGACCTGGGCGTCGAGGTCGAGCTGGGGCAGATGGTGAGCGGCATTGATGCGGATGGTGTCAGCTTCGGCGACAAGCGCCTTGAGACGCACACCGTCATCTGGGCGGCCGGCGTGGCCGCCTCCCCCGTGGCGCGCTGGCTGGGCATCGAGGGTGACAAGGCCGGCCGTGTCAGGGTGGAACCCGACCTGTCCGTGGCCGGTCATCCCAATATCTTCGTGATCGGCGACGTGGCCAGCATCACCCAGGACAATGGCAAGCCAGTTCCGGGTGTTGCGCCCGCCGCCAAGCAGCAGGGCCGGCACGTGGCCCAGGTCATCCGGCGCCGCCTCGCGGGAGAGACGGCGCCCCTGCCCTTCCGTTACCATCACGACGGGGACCTTGCCACCATCGGCAAGAGCGCGGCGGTGATCGACTTCGGCTGGATCACGCTCAAAGGCCGGCTGGCCTGGTGGATATGGGGCATTGCCCATATCTATTTCCTGGTGGAGACACGGACCCGCATCTTCATCACTCTGAGCTGGCTCTGGATCTATCTGACGGGCCAGCGTGGCGCCCGGCTGATCACCCATGGGCGCCCCCCGGAGCGCCATATGCCCGAGCGGAAGGGCCAGGATCAGCGCTCCGCGACCACCACGGTCACCGGCTTGGACAGCGCGCGCTCGCGCAGCCAGATATAG